A genomic stretch from Symbiobacterium terraclitae includes:
- the msrA gene encoding peptide-methionine (S)-S-oxide reductase MsrA, giving the protein MGEERYQLATFAGGCFWCMVSPFEEQPGIHKVVSGYTGGHKANPTYEEVCAGTTGHFEAVQITFDPAVFPYERLLDIFWQQIDPTDPGGQFHDRGDSYRTAIFYHNEEQRRLAEASKAALEASGRFDRPIATLILPAGPFYPAEEYHQNYHKKNPVHYQRYRIASGRDAFIRKHWRDRDRDAELRRRLTPIQYEVTQNGATEPPFTGEYWNHTAEGIYVDVVSGEPLFSSKDKFDAGCGWPSFTRPLLPENIRELPDFSHGMIRTEVRSRGADSHLGHVFPDGPAPTGLRYCINSAALRFIPKEDLEKEGYGELRKLFD; this is encoded by the coding sequence ATGGGAGAGGAAAGGTACCAGTTGGCCACCTTTGCAGGCGGCTGCTTTTGGTGCATGGTCAGCCCCTTCGAGGAGCAGCCCGGGATCCACAAGGTGGTTTCAGGATATACCGGGGGCCACAAGGCAAACCCCACCTACGAGGAGGTCTGCGCCGGTACCACCGGCCACTTCGAGGCGGTGCAGATCACCTTCGACCCCGCCGTGTTCCCCTACGAGCGGCTGCTCGACATCTTCTGGCAACAGATCGACCCCACCGACCCCGGGGGCCAGTTCCACGACCGGGGCGACTCCTACCGTACGGCCATCTTCTACCACAACGAGGAGCAGCGCCGCCTGGCGGAGGCCTCCAAAGCCGCGCTTGAGGCCAGCGGGCGGTTCGACAGGCCGATTGCGACCCTGATCCTGCCCGCCGGCCCCTTCTACCCGGCCGAGGAGTATCACCAGAACTACCACAAGAAGAACCCGGTCCACTACCAGCGCTACCGCATCGCCTCGGGCCGCGACGCGTTCATCCGGAAGCACTGGCGCGACCGAGACCGGGATGCGGAGTTGCGCCGGCGGCTGACGCCCATCCAGTACGAGGTCACGCAGAACGGCGCCACCGAGCCCCCCTTCACCGGGGAGTACTGGAACCACACGGCGGAGGGCATCTACGTGGACGTGGTCTCGGGCGAACCGCTCTTCAGCTCCAAGGACAAGTTCGACGCCGGCTGCGGCTGGCCCAGCTTCACCCGGCCGCTGTTGCCCGAGAACATTAGGGAGCTGCCGGACTTCAGCCACGGCATGATCCGCACCGAGGTGCGCAGCCGGGGTGCGGACTCGCACCTGGGCCACGTCTTCCCCGACGGCCCGGCGCCGACCGGACTGCGCTACTGCATCAACTCCGCCGCCCTCCGCTTCATCCCCAAGGAGGACCTGGAGAAGGAGGGCTACGGCGAACTCCGGAAGCTGTTCGACTAG